The sequence TTAAAAATATCAGGCTATCTCTTCGATGTCCGGGTAGTTTATTGGCTTTGTTCTGAATGGAATATTGGATAAAAGGCAATTTGTGTGAACTGCTTGTATAGTTATGGCATCGAATTTTAATGTATTCCAAATAAAGGAGTTTTACAGTGGTACTACTTGCAGAAAACAAAGAGGAGATGATTGAAAAATTCAAGCTCCATGAGTCCGACACCGGTTCACCTGAAGTTCAGGTCGCCATTTTAACCCACAGGATCAGCTATCTGACCGATCATTTGAAGACCCATAAAAAAGACCACCATTCAAGACGGGGACTCTTAATTCTGGTCGGGCGGCGCAGAAGTCTTCTGGACTATCTCAAGGAAAAAGATATTAACAGATATCGTTCATTGATTGAGAAGCTCGGACTCAGAAGATAATAGACCTTAGGGACTCGGGGCAAATAAATGCTACAGCTTTTGCACCGGGTCCTTTAGAGCCTGTTTAAAAATTGATGAATCGGCTGCAATCTCATGAAAATGGCCCCAATTCCCCCAAATTTTATGCAAATAGTCCGGCTATTAACAGAAAATTTGTGAAAATTGGTTCTCATTTTCATGAAATTTCGCTTCGATCCCCTAATTTTTAAACAGGCTCTTAAGCTGATTTTTGTTTTCAGCAGGGCGGTACAAGACAGGAATGGCTTTTATATAAGTTCGCATCTTTGCTATCAAACCAACCCTGGTATTTATTGAGGTGTTTGATGGTAAATATGCGGGTTTATTATATGTAAGCTTTTTTCCTCCCTTATGCCGCCCATTTTTTTAGTCTCCATCCGCAAATAGTTTTTGTCCAATTGTGAGCGATAGCTCTTCTTTGAATTTGCATTGGGTAAAATTTTTATTTCCGGATAGAGACTATCCCAATTTTTAGTTTATCAGGAGAAATTATGGAAAAAGTTGTTTCAGCCGATATCGGCGGCAAAGAATTAACGATCAGTACAGGAAAAATTGCCAAGCAGGCTTCCGGGTCTGTGATGGTGGAGTATGGGGAAACCGTGGTGCTTGTAACGGCAGTGGCTGCCAAAGACCCCAAAGCGGACATTAGTTTTCTGCCCTTGTCCGTTGAATACCAGGAAAAAATTTATGCGGCCGGCAGAATTCCAGGGAACTATTTCCGACGGGAAATCGGCAGGCCTTCGGAACATGAAACCTTAAATGCCCGTCTTATTGACCGGCCCATCCGGCCTTTGTTTGAAGATGGCTATAATTTTGAAACCCAGGTGGTCGCAACCGTGATGTCCACGGATAAGATGTGCGAACCGGGTATTCTTGCCATGATCGGGGCTTCTGCAGCCCTTGAAATTTCAGACATCCCTTTTAGCGGCCCCATTGCCGGTATCAAGGTGGGACGGGTCAACGGACAGTTCGTTGCCAACCCCACGCCCGAGCAGATGGAACAAAGTGACATTGATCTGACCGTGGCTGGTTCTAAAACCGGTGTGGTCATGGTGGAAGGCGGCGCTGACATCGTATCTGAAACGGATATGCTGGATGCCATTTTCTTTGGCCATGAAGCCATGCAGCCTGCAATTGCCCTGCAGGAAGAGTTAAAAAGCACCGTGGGAAAGGCCAAACGGGAATTCATTCCACCGGAAAAGGATGAAGCGCTTGCTGCTAAGGTTCAGGATTGGGCCTGGGACAAGATTCATGAAACGGTTCAGATTAAAACAAAAATTGAGCGCCAGAACGCCTTGCGCGCGC comes from uncultured Desulfobacter sp. and encodes:
- the rpsO gene encoding 30S ribosomal protein S15 → MVLLAENKEEMIEKFKLHESDTGSPEVQVAILTHRISYLTDHLKTHKKDHHSRRGLLILVGRRRSLLDYLKEKDINRYRSLIEKLGLRR